A stretch of DNA from Fibrobacter sp. UWB4:
CTTACTCGCGCCTCCATCGAAGGCTGCGTGGATCCGCTCATGGGTCTTAAGGAAAACGTGATTATGGGTCGACTTATTCCGTGCGGTACTGGTGCCCGTCACTTGAGGAACGTCCAAGTGATCGATGCCGATGCCGACGAAATGGAAGAACGCTCTCGTTTGCAGAATGTACAGGCTGAAAATTATGAATCTGGTTCCGGAATCCAGCTCCTGGATAACGAAATCGGCTCTTCTGACGAGGAAGATTCGGATAATTAACAGCTAAGTACTTGAAATATTTGGAAATAAAACTATATTTGCACTCCAAAATCTAGGAGATTAAACAGTGCCAACTATTCAACAGCTCGTCCGTAACGGACGTGAACAGATCAGCAACAGGACCGCTTCCGTAGCTTTGAAGTCCTGCCCCCAGAAGCGCGGCGTTTGCACCCGTGTTTACACCAGCACCCCGAAGAAGCCGAACTCTGCTCTTCGTAAGATTGCCCGTGTGCGCCTCTCCAACAAGATGGAAGTTACCGCTTACATCCCGGGTGAAGGCCACAACCTCCAGGAACACTCCATCGTGCTCATCCGCGGTGGTCGTGTTAAGGACGTTCCGGGTGTTCGCTACCACATCATCCGTGGTACGCTCGATACTCAGGCAGTCAACGGCCGTCAGAACGGTCGCTCCAAGTACGGTGTTAAGAAGAAAGGTGCCGCTCCGGCCAAGAAGTAAGGAAGTAATCTATGTCTAGAAGAAGAAAGGCTCTCCATCGCTCCATCCTCCCGGATCCGCGTTTCCACTCCACGCTCGTCACTGAACTCGTCGGTGTCGTGCTCAAGCAGGGCAAGAAGACTATCGCTGAACAGATCGTCTACACCGCTCTCGACCTCCTCGACAAGAAGGTTGAAGGCAAGGAAACCCCGCTCGAAAAGTTCGAACTCTG
This window harbors:
- the rpsL gene encoding 30S ribosomal protein S12, which produces MPTIQQLVRNGREQISNRTASVALKSCPQKRGVCTRVYTSTPKKPNSALRKIARVRLSNKMEVTAYIPGEGHNLQEHSIVLIRGGRVKDVPGVRYHIIRGTLDTQAVNGRQNGRSKYGVKKKGAAPAKK